Proteins encoded within one genomic window of Thermococcus sp. 21S7:
- a CDS encoding S9 family peptidase — protein MAKGLSEKDLGKFKLVGNIDAFGRRLVFQVTEISVEKDDYFSRLYLYDGRKVRPFTSGKKDSNPRFSPDGKLIAFTSKRDKESKEAELYVIPTDGGEARLLAKFKYGIKNIRFTEDGKSIAVVTPIDVEKKPKDDVHVIREIPFWFNGVGWVYGKRSVVYLVDLETGRKRRVTPKNLDVSQIRFHEGKLYFIAQEDRERKPMVSDLYVLEGRKAKRLTPGEWSVQDFIPLDDGTFILKANTRERGIPTNTHIYHYNPETGEMRKLTTELDRAAYNSLNCDVRGSQRAELVFKDGWVYYVATDGPRANLFRVNLEGKIERVIGGDRSVESFAIGDYIAFTAQDAVTPTELYVLRDGKEKKLTDFNGWIKEYTLSKPEHFKVKASDGVEIDAWIMKPLNFEPGKKYPAVLEIHGGPKTAYGYSFMHEFHVLTAKGFVVIFSNPRGSDGYGEEFADIREHYGKRDYQDLMEVVDEALKRFDFIDGERLGVTGGSYGGFMTNWIVGHTKRFKAAVTQRSISNWVSFFGTTDIGYFFAPDQIGGDPWSNTDGYWEKSPLKYAPNVETPLLIIHSMEDYRCWLPEALQFYTALKYLGKTVELALFPGENHDLSRGGKPKHRVKRLELIAEWMERWLKS, from the coding sequence ATGGCGAAAGGCCTGAGCGAGAAAGACCTCGGAAAGTTCAAGCTCGTTGGTAACATCGACGCCTTCGGGAGAAGGCTCGTTTTCCAGGTAACGGAGATAAGCGTTGAGAAGGACGACTACTTCTCAAGGCTCTACCTCTACGACGGCAGAAAGGTCAGACCATTCACCTCCGGAAAGAAGGACTCCAACCCGCGCTTCTCCCCGGACGGGAAGCTGATAGCCTTCACATCAAAGCGAGACAAGGAGAGCAAGGAAGCCGAGCTGTACGTTATTCCGACCGACGGCGGCGAGGCGAGGCTTTTAGCGAAGTTCAAGTACGGAATCAAGAACATCCGCTTCACCGAGGACGGGAAGAGCATAGCGGTCGTCACGCCGATAGACGTTGAGAAGAAGCCGAAGGACGACGTCCACGTAATCAGGGAGATTCCTTTCTGGTTCAACGGCGTCGGCTGGGTCTATGGAAAGAGGAGCGTGGTTTATCTCGTTGATCTTGAGACGGGCAGGAAGAGGCGCGTAACGCCGAAGAACCTCGACGTCTCGCAGATCAGGTTCCATGAAGGAAAGCTCTACTTCATCGCCCAGGAGGACCGCGAGAGAAAGCCGATGGTGAGCGACCTCTACGTCCTTGAGGGAAGGAAGGCAAAGCGCCTAACTCCGGGGGAGTGGAGCGTTCAGGACTTCATACCCCTCGACGACGGCACGTTCATCCTCAAGGCCAACACCCGCGAGCGCGGGATTCCGACGAATACTCACATCTACCACTACAACCCCGAGACGGGCGAGATGAGGAAGCTCACCACGGAACTCGACAGGGCTGCATACAACTCCCTGAACTGTGACGTCAGGGGAAGTCAGAGGGCAGAACTGGTTTTCAAGGATGGCTGGGTTTACTATGTCGCAACCGACGGCCCGAGGGCCAACCTCTTCAGGGTGAATCTTGAGGGGAAGATAGAACGCGTCATCGGAGGAGATAGAAGCGTTGAGAGCTTCGCAATCGGCGACTACATAGCCTTCACCGCCCAGGACGCGGTCACTCCGACGGAGCTCTACGTCCTCCGCGATGGCAAGGAGAAAAAGCTCACGGACTTCAACGGCTGGATAAAGGAGTACACCCTCTCCAAACCGGAGCACTTCAAGGTCAAGGCCAGCGATGGAGTAGAAATTGACGCCTGGATTATGAAGCCCCTGAACTTCGAGCCTGGGAAAAAGTATCCCGCGGTTCTTGAGATTCACGGCGGGCCTAAGACGGCCTACGGCTACTCATTCATGCACGAGTTCCACGTTTTGACGGCTAAGGGCTTCGTCGTGATATTCTCCAACCCACGCGGCAGCGACGGCTACGGTGAGGAGTTCGCCGATATAAGGGAGCACTACGGGAAGAGGGATTATCAGGACCTCATGGAGGTCGTTGATGAAGCACTGAAGCGCTTCGACTTCATCGATGGGGAGAGGCTCGGCGTCACCGGCGGCTCCTACGGTGGCTTCATGACCAACTGGATAGTCGGCCACACGAAGCGCTTTAAAGCGGCGGTAACCCAGCGCTCAATCTCCAACTGGGTGAGCTTCTTCGGAACCACAGATATAGGCTACTTCTTCGCGCCCGACCAGATAGGCGGCGACCCGTGGAGCAACACCGACGGCTACTGGGAGAAGAGCCCGCTGAAGTACGCGCCGAACGTGGAAACTCCACTCCTCATAATCCACTCGATGGAGGACTACCGCTGCTGGTTGCCCGAGGCCCTTCAGTTCTACACGGCGCTCAAATACCTCGGCAAGACCGTTGAGCTGGCGCTCTTCCCGGGCGAGAACCACGACCTCAGCAGAGGCGGAAAGCCGAAGCACAGGGTTAAGAGGCTTGAGCTGATTGCTGAGTGGATGGAGAGGTGGCTGAAGAGCTGA